Proteins from a single region of Polaromonas sp. JS666:
- a CDS encoding phage integrase family protein has product MKTSVSVTAGSSDSDALPNAAALAALRAWYEGIDSRTAVARYLGERRVTDESSRGLLGRLRRQVADFARGRHRADLAALFERAHARGSKRAITIARALDTIASLPVPQPLIGDDLERWLRPRSAAALRAAGIKTLADLTVRVPRRRRWWVTVPGLGATGARQIEAFFAAHPDLTQRARALVAAAPPKDLSPWENLVVPEDVDGSRGTLRAPRSACAMRADNDYQAVQAWLSLHESPATQRKYRKEAERLVLWAIVERGCALSSLATEDAVAYRAFLRRPTPRSRWVGPPRPRSSPEWRPFAGGLSARSAAHGLSVLSAMFRWLIEQRYVLANPFSGIKVRGVQPAGMDTSRSFSDAEWALLRTVADGLEWSYGWQPAAAQRLRFVLDFAYATGLRASELVHATLGAIEVDHEERWLHVVGKGHRAGRVTLPPLARSALDRYLVQRGLPTTPQKWSPDIPLIGNIGGEAGINRARLWVVMKRFFATVADILVEDNPTLAAKLRRATPHWMRHTHASHALQGGAELTAVRDNLRHSSIATTSIYLHSDEVKRARQMDAAFAVR; this is encoded by the coding sequence GTGAAAACCTCGGTGTCTGTAACAGCCGGTTCGAGCGACAGCGACGCATTGCCCAATGCCGCCGCGCTGGCGGCGCTGCGCGCCTGGTATGAGGGCATAGACTCCCGCACGGCTGTCGCGCGCTACCTGGGCGAGCGGCGCGTCACGGATGAGTCCTCCCGAGGCCTGCTGGGCCGCCTGCGCCGCCAGGTGGCGGACTTTGCGCGTGGCCGCCATCGCGCTGATCTCGCCGCGCTCTTCGAGCGTGCGCACGCACGCGGCTCCAAACGCGCGATCACCATCGCCCGCGCGCTGGACACGATCGCATCGCTGCCTGTGCCCCAGCCACTGATCGGAGACGACCTCGAACGCTGGCTTCGGCCCCGCTCGGCTGCGGCGCTGCGTGCGGCTGGGATCAAAACGCTCGCCGACCTGACCGTGCGCGTGCCGCGTCGGCGACGTTGGTGGGTCACCGTGCCCGGCCTCGGTGCCACGGGGGCCCGCCAGATCGAGGCGTTCTTTGCCGCCCATCCGGATCTCACGCAACGAGCACGAGCGCTCGTGGCCGCCGCGCCACCGAAAGACCTGTCACCGTGGGAGAACCTCGTCGTGCCCGAGGACGTCGACGGCTCGCGCGGCACCTTGCGCGCACCGCGTTCGGCCTGCGCGATGCGCGCCGACAACGACTACCAGGCCGTGCAAGCCTGGCTGTCGCTGCACGAGTCACCTGCCACACAGCGCAAGTACCGCAAGGAGGCCGAGCGCCTGGTCCTGTGGGCCATCGTCGAGCGCGGCTGCGCGCTGTCGTCGCTGGCCACGGAGGACGCCGTCGCCTATCGGGCGTTCCTGCGCCGCCCCACCCCTCGCTCGCGCTGGGTGGGGCCGCCGCGACCGCGCTCCTCACCCGAGTGGCGACCCTTCGCCGGCGGACTGTCGGCGCGCTCGGCCGCGCACGGGCTGTCAGTGCTCAGCGCCATGTTCCGCTGGCTGATCGAACAACGATACGTTCTCGCGAACCCGTTCTCGGGCATCAAGGTGCGCGGCGTGCAGCCCGCTGGGATGGACACTTCCCGGTCGTTCTCGGACGCCGAGTGGGCGTTGCTGCGCACGGTGGCCGACGGGCTGGAGTGGTCGTACGGCTGGCAGCCGGCCGCCGCGCAGCGGCTGCGCTTCGTGCTGGACTTTGCGTACGCCACCGGGCTGCGAGCCAGCGAACTGGTCCACGCAACCCTCGGCGCCATCGAGGTCGACCACGAAGAGCGCTGGCTGCACGTTGTCGGCAAGGGCCACCGAGCTGGCCGGGTGACGCTGCCGCCGCTGGCACGGTCCGCCCTGGATCGTTACCTCGTGCAGCGGGGCCTGCCAACTACGCCGCAAAAATGGAGTCCAGACATCCCGCTGATAGGCAATATCGGCGGCGAAGCCGGCATCAACCGAGCCCGTCTGTGGGTTGTCATGAAGCGCTTCTTCGCCACTGTCGCCGACATCCTTGTCGAGGACAACCCGACCTTGGCCGCAAAGCTGCGCCGGGCAACCCCGCACTGGATGCGGCACACCCACGCCTCTCACGCGCTACAAGGTGGCGCAGAACTCACCGCCGTACGCGACAACTTGCGGCACTCCTCCATCGCGACCACCTCGATTTACCTGCACAGCGATGAGGTCAAGCGGGCCAGGCAGATGGATGCGGCGTTCGCGGTCCGGTGA